The following is a genomic window from Amycolatopsis sp. BJA-103.
ACCGCTTCCTGCTCGACTACGACCTGGTCGTCACGGTGGAGGCCTTCGCCGCCCTCGACGAACCGCTCATCCACCTGCTCGCCGACCCCCGCAAAATGATCCGATCCGCCGGTGACTCGCTGTGGTTCCGGCTCGTCGACGTCGACCGCGCCCTGGTCACCCGCCGCTACGGCGCTCCGGTGGACCTGGTGTTCGGTGTGCACGACGCGTTCTGCCCGTGGAACACCGGGAACTGGCGGCTCACCGCCGACGCCGAGGGGAACGCCGAAGTCACCCGAGTGGCGGACTCGCCGGATCTCGAACTGGACGTGATCGACCTCGGCGCGATCTTCCTCGGCGGGACGCGGCCGAGCACGCTGGCCGCGGCCGGGCGGATCAAGGAGCGGACCGCCGGGGCGGTTTCGCGGGCCACGGCGGCGTTCGCCACCGACCGCGAGCCGTCCTGTGTCGAATCCTTCTAGCGCGGCATTACCTGGCGGGTAATCGACCAGGTACGGCTTCGCTTGCCAGAGTGACCGAGTGCGAAAAATGAAGAGATTCCTTGGTGCGGCGGCCCTTGTGCTCGGTGCGACGCTGGCGGAAAGCGGGACGGCGATGGCGGGGACGAGCGCGGGCTGTGGCGTCCTGGACCAGCTGGGAGACAGGGTCGAAGGCGCGGTTTCGCCGAGTGCCTGCACCTTCATCACCCGGCAGACCGAATTCGGGGCGATGCGGTCGGACACGCCGGAAGAGCGGGAAGCCCGCGTCCGGTCGTACGGCCGCATCTTCGCCGCCGACGGCACCTTGGCGGAATCGGGAAGTGCCCCGCCGGTACGCGGCAGGACGAACATCGAGGGCAACCTGCGGACCCTGCTGGGCGCCTTCCCGACCTTCCGGTTCACGCCGGTGAAGATCGTGGTCAGCGGCGAGACCGTGTTCTACGAAGCGGCCAACGAAGCGGTGATCCGCGGCGAGTTGGTGCGCTACCCGGCCGTGTACCGCGTGGTGCTCAAGGACGGCGAAGTCACCCAGGGGCGCCGCTACCACGATCGGACGGAATGGTTCCGCCCCATCGAAAGAGACGACCTGCGCGAACTGTTCGCCGGTGTCGCCGACGACTGTCCTCGGAAAGGACCGGCCTTCACCGGACCGGGGCTGACGGCGCCGGTGACGGACCCGGCCTGCCACGCCGCCTACCTCGGCAGGCTGGCGGGAGCGATGACCGACGTCCGCCTGAAGCCCGATCAGGCGGCGGCCGGTCCGCGCACGAGATTCCAGGAGTACCGCGGAACCGTGCGGGCGAAGGGACGGACGATCGACTTCGGGATGATCGTCGGCACCGGTCCCGGCCTGGTCCGCTACTACTTCGACACGCTGCCGCTGAACTACGACGACGCGGAGACGGCCGCCTTGTTCACCGAGCTGCTCACGGGCGCAGCACGCCCTGCTCGGTGACCACCGCGGTGACCAGCTCGAACGGCGTCACGTCGAAGGCCGGGTTGAACACCTCCGCGCCTTCGGGGGAGACCTTCGTGCCGCCGAAGCTCAGGACCTCGCCGGGATCGCGTTCCTCGATCACGATCCCGGCGCCGTCCGGCATCGCGGTGTCCACAGTGGACGAAGGGGCGACGACCACGAACGGGATCCCGTGGTGTTTCGCCGCGATCGCCAGCCCGTAGGTGCCGATCTTGTTGGCGACGTCGCCGTTGGCGGCGATCCGGTCGGCGCCGACGAGGACGCAGTCGACCAGGCCGCGGCTCATCGCGGCGGCGGCCGCGCCGTCGGGCTGGATCCGGTACGGGACACCGGCTTCGGCCAGTTCCCAGGCGGTCAGGCGGGCACCCTGCAACAGCGGCCGGGTCTCGTCGACCAGCACGGAATCGACCAGGCCGCGAGCGTGCAGGTGCCAGACGACGCCGAGCGCGCTGCCCCAGGCGACCGTCGCGAGGTGGCCGGCGTTGCAGTGGCTGAGCAGCCGCAACGGCCGTCGCCCGCAGTGTTCGAGCACCACCGCGGCCGCCAGCCGGGAGGCCTCGTGATTGATCCGCTCGTCCTCGTCGAGGATCGCCAGCGCTTCGGTGAGGACGGCTTCTGCCCCTTCCGGGAGCTTCGCGAGCGCGCGGGAGACGCCCCAGCTCAGGTTGACCGCGGTCGGGCGAGCCTGGGCGACGCGCTCCGCCGCTGCTTCGACGTCACCGCCCGCGCGGGTCGCGAGCACCACGCCGAGTGCCCCCGCCGCGCCGAGCGCCGGTGCCCCGCGGACCGCGAGCCGCTGGACGGCGTCGACGAGTTCGCCGACCGTGCGCAGTTCGAGCACGCGGTACTCGCCGGGAAGCGCGGTCTGATCGATGATGGTGACCGCGTCGCCGGTCCAGTCGATCGTCCTGCGCATGGCTCTCCCGTGAAATCCGGTTGTCCGGCCGCGGCCGTCTCGGTGAGGATGCGGCCCGTGACCATTCAACGCCACCATCCGCCCGGCCTGCATCCCACGCCCACCTATCACCACGTGACCATCGTCGAAGGCCGCCGGGACGTCCACCTCGCCGGCCAGTGCCCGCTCGCCGAAGACGGCAAGGTCGTCGAGGGTGACGTGCTCGCGCAGGTCGACCAGGTGGTCGCCAACACCGCCGCCGCGCTCGCCTTCGCCAAGGCGACCCCGGCCGACGTCGTGCGCACGGTGATCTACGTGGTGACGCCGGACGCCGACGTGCTTTCGGCCGTGTGGGGCCGGTTCGTCGAGTCGGAGATCGGGGAGGCCTTCACGACCGCGAGCACCCTGCTCGGCGTCGCGCAGCTCGGGTACCCCGGCCAGCTCGTCGAACTCGATGTCACCGCCGCCACGGCCTGAGCGTCTCCTCAAGTGGTCGTGAGTGGCGATTCGGGTTCTAGCCAAGGGTGCCGTAGGTGCCTGCTGGATTCTGCGTGCGAGTGTTCGCGAGTTCGTGATGGCCAGGGGTCGTGTTGCGAAAGCCACTTTCGGGACATCAGACGTCGCGAAAGTGGCTTTCGCGACACCCGGGCTGGCTGGCGCGGCCCTCGCAACGACTCGACCCACCACGCCACTGTCGCGAAGGCTCTCCTCTGCGGTACATGAAGGCCCCCTTCCTTGCGCCTAGGTACAGGAAGGGGGCCTTCATGTACTGCCGAGGGAAGTGGCCCTTCACGCGCCGCCGCCCGTGACTGCTGGGCTGGCGGGTGTCGCTGAGGCTTCGGAGGGCGATCACGTAGTCCGTGAAGGCCTCTTGGGTTCATGGGGTGGTTGCAATGCTCTGAGGTGGGTGGGTGTTGCGGGTGCTGGGTGTTGGGGAGTTGCCGCGTGAGGTGAAGGTCGGGTTCTGGGGGTTGGTGCGGGCTGGGTTGCCGGCGAAGCCGGCGGCCCAGGTGCTCGGGATCGGTCATACGACGTGTTCACGGTGGTTCCGTGAGGCTGGCGGGGTGATGAGCAACGCACCCCGCTTGTTGTCGGACCGGTTCCTGTCGCTGGCCGAACGCGAGGAGATCATGGTTCTGCGGGCGCGGGGTGAGTCCCAGGCGGAGATCGGCAGGATTCTCGGGCGGAGCGCTGGGACGATCTCTCGGGAGCTGGCCCGTAACACCGTGGCGGGTCGGGAGTATCGGGCCAGCGTGGCCCAGGCCGCGGCGGCGCGGCGAGCGAAGCGGCCGAAGGTCGCCAAACTCGCCGTCGACGGTCACCTGCGGGACCTGGTGCAGGACGGGTTGTTGCAGAAATGGTCTCCTCAGCAGGTCAGTAAAGTCTTGCGGGAGAACTACGCGGACCACCCGGAGTTACAGGTGTCGCACGAAACGATCTACCAAGCGCTCTACGTGCAATCCCGCGGCGCGCTGCGCCGTGAGCTCACCGCATGTCTGCGGACCGGGCGGGCGTTGCGTAAACCGCAGCGTCAGGCTCAGGTGCGCAGGGAACGGGCGCCGGGACGGATCCAGGGGATGGTCAACATCTCCGAGCGTCCCGCCGAGGTTGAGGACCGGGCGGTGCCGGGACACTGGGAAGGTGATCTGATCTGCGGGACCGGGCACGGTTCGGCGATCGGGACGCTGGTGGAGCGCACCACCCGGTTCGTGATGTTGCTGCACTTGCCCGACGGGCGTGACGCGGCGACGGTGGCCGAGGCGATGGCGGCGATGATCGCGACTCTGCCCGAGTCGATGATGGCGTCGCTGACGTGGGATCAGGGCAAGGAAATGGCTCACCACACCAGGATCACCGCGGAGACCGGGGTGCAGGTCTACTTCGCTGATCCGCACTCGCCGTGGCAGCGGGGGACCAACGAGAACACCAACGGGTTGCTGCGGCAGTACTTTCCCAAGAGAACCGACCTCTCGGTCTATTCCGCGGAGTACCTCGCCGCGGCCGCCGCACAGCTCAACGAACGACCGCGTAAGACACTCGGCTGGCTAACACCAGCCGAGTGCCTGCGGCGGCTACTCTTCCCAGACGAAACAACCAGCATTGCAACCACCAGTTGAATCCGCCCCTCCTTCACTACCTTCAGGGTAGGCAAGGAGGCCTTCACGGACCTGCGACCAACTCCTGCCACAAGCAGCAGGTCTTCGGCTCTAACCCGAATCGCTACTCACGCCCCCCCCTGCTCACCGGGGCCTGGGAAGCGGCGTCGTCAGGTGACGATCGTGACGACCGGATCCCCGGCCTTCGCGGCTCCGGCGAAGAAGGTCACGAGCTCGTCGTAGTAACCCCGCACGTAGTCCAGCGCGTCGGGCTCGTCCCAGATCGACGGGTAGATGCCGTTGGCCTCGAGAGCCGAGAGCTCGACACCCCGCGAAAGCTGCTCGAACCCGGTCCGAGACAGCTCCGCGCCGACCTTCCCCACCTCTTCGGCCGTGAAGTACCGCGCCGGTCCGTCGCCGCCCTCTTCCCCCAGCAGCGTTCCGCCCAGTACGAAGTCGATCTCGATCCCGGCCCGCTCGGCCAGGAACCACAACGCGTGCCACGCCTTGTCGATGTCCACGGCCCGCTCGGTGGCCCTGGTCTTCTCCGCGTAGTCCCAGTACCGATCGGGCTCTTCGATCAGCTCACGCAGTTCATCGGAAGTGACGCGAAAGTACGCACCGCACATGCCCATCGGTCAGAGACCCGCCATCAGATCGGTCTCGGTGATACCCGGCCCCTGGCCCGCGCGGATGAACCACTCGATGCCGAACGCCTGCGCGAAACCCTCGTCGGGCATCGCGAGGAAGAACGAGTCCTCGCTGATCTGACTGGCGTGCGCGCGCATCGCGGCCCGCTTCTGGGGCAGATACTCGTGGACATCGACCCTCGCGGTCAGCACCGCTTCCGGCTTGCCGAACTCCGCACCGTCGTCGAAATCGGGAAGATCTTCGGCCTTCAACTGCCCGGTCCGCACCGCCTCCTCCATCCCGCGGCGCATCTCGTCACTGTTGCTCGTCGCCTCGTAGACCCGCGGCGTGCCCGCCAGCTCGGCCGCGCGCATGCCGACGCGGTGCACCTGGATGTGGTCCGGATGCCCGTAGCCGCCGTTGTCGTCGTACACGGTCAGGACGTCGGCCTGCTCCTCGCGCAGGATCTCGGCCAGCCGTTGCGCGGCCTCCTCGACGTCGGCCTGCCAGAACGTGCCGGGCACGTCGTTGCGCGGCTCGCCCATCATGCCGGAGTCGGTGTACCCCAGGAACTCCACGCGCTTGGCCCCCAGCACCTCGGCCGAAGCGTGCGTCTCCTGCACGCGGCGCTGCCACAGCTCCTCTCCGTCGTCGAGGAACCCGTCCGGCACCTCGCCGACCTCCCCCCTGGTCGCGACGACGAGCACGACACGGTGGCCTTCCTCGAAGGCCTTGCGCATGACGCCGCCCGCGACGATGCACTCGTCGTCGGGGTGGGCGTGAAAACTCACCAATGTGGCCATGGTGGGGAAACTACCCGGGGGCACCGACATATTCCGGTGTGCGCCCGTCCGAGTAACAGTTGACTATCCGCTTGTTGCGGATCCGGCCGTTCACACGACTCAAGCAACACGGACAACGGGGGTGGAAAGGGTGGCCGGCTTTGGTGGGGATCGACGATTGGTACCTGGACCGTGCGCATCGGCGCGAGGTGAGGTCGGAATACAGCCCTGACGACGACATCCCGGATCCGGATGTTTTCGGAGAGTCACCGGCTCAGGGGTGGATCGTCGTGAGAAGTGGGCGACAGCCACGGCACAAGAAGCCGGTCCCGGCGCCCGAAGCTCCGCGCAAACTGCCACGTGCCGTCTCCGGAGGTAAATGGCAGTCAGCCGCCAGGAAGTGGCTGACTGACTTTCCACAGGGAACCAACCGTGAGTGTTTGCGCGCCTTGCGACTGGCAGGCCACAAGAACGCGACGACTCAGCTGATCGCACGCTTGCGGGTCAAGTCGGCTGCGGCCGTCCAGCCTCCGGCCGTCAAGGCGACAGCCGGTGGCGGCCAACCGGCGCGAGCCAAGGAACACACCCGACGGAGCACTTCGGGAAACAAGCGGCGCCGTTCCAACGGCGCCGTACCGTGGCACAACTTCGCCGTTCAATGGCTGAGAGCTCATCCGGGCGCGAATGACCGTAAGTGGAGGGAAGCGGTTGCAGAGGCAGGGTTCGCCGGTGTCACCGCCCCGGCGATTGCAGCGCTCCGTCGTGAGATCCGACCCAGCAGGGCGAAGCCGCTTCATCGACCGGTTGCCCGTTCGACGCCGGCGCTCGTCAAGGTCGACTACTGCGCCGGCTGCGGTATCGCGGTCCGCGACGATGGTCTTTGCCCCTGCTAACCGCGATAGGGTCCGTGAAGGCCTCCTTCCCTACCCTGAGGGTAGGGAAGGAGGCCTTCACGGACCGGCCAGCTAAGCCTGGGCAGGGAAGGTGCGCCCCAGGAACTCCAGCGTCAGCGCCCAGGCCGCCGCGGCCGGCTCCGGCTGGTGGAACATCGGCGCGACATGGTTGTGGAACGCGTGCCCCGCGCCCTCGTGGATGTGGATCTCCGCGCCGTCGTGAGAAGCGACCGCGTCGGCCAGGTGACGCACCCCTTCGACGGGGATGTACGGATCCGCCCCGCCGAACTGGAACTGAACGGGGCAACTGATCTTGTCCAGCAAGGGAAGCTGGTCCGGCACCCGCGATCCGTAGTACGACACGGCGACGTCCGGGTCGCCCTCGGAGGCGGCCGCGTAGGCCATCGAGCCGCCGAGGCAGAAGCCGAAGACGCCCGCGCGGCCGTCGGTTTCGGGCAGGGAGCGCAGCGTCGCCAGGGTCGCGAGGACGTCGGTGACCGCGCGTGCCGGGTCGAGTTTGCCGGCGACCTCCATCGACGCCGAGACGCCGGCTTCGTCGTGGGTGGCCGACCAGCCGGGGGCGATCCGCCAGAACAGTTCGGGTACGGCGACGACGTAGCCGAGCGCGGCCAGGTCGGCGGCGACCGACTTGAGATAGTCGTCGAGACCGAAGATCTCCTGGATCAGCACCAGGCCCGGGCCGGAGCCGGATTCGGGCAGCCAGAGCGGGGCGTCGAACGAGCCGTCGGCGACGGTCACCTCGGTCATCGGGTTCCTTCCAGTGCGCGCACGAGACAGTCCGCCACCAGGGCGGCCTGCGTGCCGTCGGGGTCGAGGTCGGGATCGAAGATGGTCAGCTCCAGCCCGGCGGCGCCGGGGATCGCGAGCAGGCCGCGGAGAAGTTCGACGAGCCTGTCCGGGCTGAGCCCGCCGGGATCGGGACTGTCCACTGCGGACACGAACTCCGGGTCGAGGGTGTCGATGTCGATGTGGATCCAGAAACCGTCCAAGGGTGCGAAAATCTCGCGCGCGGCGGTCAGCGCGCCGTCGGTGCCGGACGCCATGATCTCTTGGCTGGTCACGATGCGAAGCCCGGCTTCCCGCGCCTCGGCGGACTCTTCCGCGCGAACGCCGAGCACGAGGACGTCCTCGTCGCGGACGTAGGGCGAAAGGCCGTCCACATCGGCCAGTTCCGGAGCGCCGCGGCCGGTCACGACGGCGAGCGCCTCG
Proteins encoded in this region:
- a CDS encoding nuclear transport factor 2 family protein; the encoded protein is MKRFLGAAALVLGATLAESGTAMAGTSAGCGVLDQLGDRVEGAVSPSACTFITRQTEFGAMRSDTPEEREARVRSYGRIFAADGTLAESGSAPPVRGRTNIEGNLRTLLGAFPTFRFTPVKIVVSGETVFYEAANEAVIRGELVRYPAVYRVVLKDGEVTQGRRYHDRTEWFRPIERDDLRELFAGVADDCPRKGPAFTGPGLTAPVTDPACHAAYLGRLAGAMTDVRLKPDQAAAGPRTRFQEYRGTVRAKGRTIDFGMIVGTGPGLVRYYFDTLPLNYDDAETAALFTELLTGAARPAR
- the mtnA gene encoding S-methyl-5-thioribose-1-phosphate isomerase, which translates into the protein MRRTIDWTGDAVTIIDQTALPGEYRVLELRTVGELVDAVQRLAVRGAPALGAAGALGVVLATRAGGDVEAAAERVAQARPTAVNLSWGVSRALAKLPEGAEAVLTEALAILDEDERINHEASRLAAAVVLEHCGRRPLRLLSHCNAGHLATVAWGSALGVVWHLHARGLVDSVLVDETRPLLQGARLTAWELAEAGVPYRIQPDGAAAAAMSRGLVDCVLVGADRIAANGDVANKIGTYGLAIAAKHHGIPFVVVAPSSTVDTAMPDGAGIVIEERDPGEVLSFGGTKVSPEGAEVFNPAFDVTPFELVTAVVTEQGVLRP
- a CDS encoding RidA family protein; the encoded protein is MRPVTIQRHHPPGLHPTPTYHHVTIVEGRRDVHLAGQCPLAEDGKVVEGDVLAQVDQVVANTAAALAFAKATPADVVRTVIYVVTPDADVLSAVWGRFVESEIGEAFTTASTLLGVAQLGYPGQLVELDVTAATA
- a CDS encoding IS30 family transposase, which gives rise to MLGVGELPREVKVGFWGLVRAGLPAKPAAQVLGIGHTTCSRWFREAGGVMSNAPRLLSDRFLSLAEREEIMVLRARGESQAEIGRILGRSAGTISRELARNTVAGREYRASVAQAAAARRAKRPKVAKLAVDGHLRDLVQDGLLQKWSPQQVSKVLRENYADHPELQVSHETIYQALYVQSRGALRRELTACLRTGRALRKPQRQAQVRRERAPGRIQGMVNISERPAEVEDRAVPGHWEGDLICGTGHGSAIGTLVERTTRFVMLLHLPDGRDAATVAEAMAAMIATLPESMMASLTWDQGKEMAHHTRITAETGVQVYFADPHSPWQRGTNENTNGLLRQYFPKRTDLSVYSAEYLAAAAAQLNERPRKTLGWLTPAECLRRLLFPDETTSIATTS
- a CDS encoding YfbM family protein, with the translated sequence MGMCGAYFRVTSDELRELIEEPDRYWDYAEKTRATERAVDIDKAWHALWFLAERAGIEIDFVLGGTLLGEEGGDGPARYFTAEEVGKVGAELSRTGFEQLSRGVELSALEANGIYPSIWDEPDALDYVRGYYDELVTFFAGAAKAGDPVVTIVT
- a CDS encoding PIG-L family deacetylase encodes the protein MATLVSFHAHPDDECIVAGGVMRKAFEEGHRVVLVVATRGEVGEVPDGFLDDGEELWQRRVQETHASAEVLGAKRVEFLGYTDSGMMGEPRNDVPGTFWQADVEEAAQRLAEILREEQADVLTVYDDNGGYGHPDHIQVHRVGMRAAELAGTPRVYEATSNSDEMRRGMEEAVRTGQLKAEDLPDFDDGAEFGKPEAVLTARVDVHEYLPQKRAAMRAHASQISEDSFFLAMPDEGFAQAFGIEWFIRAGQGPGITETDLMAGL
- a CDS encoding dienelactone hydrolase family protein translates to MTEVTVADGSFDAPLWLPESGSGPGLVLIQEIFGLDDYLKSVAADLAALGYVVAVPELFWRIAPGWSATHDEAGVSASMEVAGKLDPARAVTDVLATLATLRSLPETDGRAGVFGFCLGGSMAYAAASEGDPDVAVSYYGSRVPDQLPLLDKISCPVQFQFGGADPYIPVEGVRHLADAVASHDGAEIHIHEGAGHAFHNHVAPMFHQPEPAAAAWALTLEFLGRTFPAQA
- a CDS encoding arginase family protein, giving the protein MGNFVLLDAPSNLGLRPPAEGVVPGCYKAPGALRDHGLLTRLGATDGGVVTPPRYLPGWSPDGGVRNAAGIADYTAALAGRLAKIRADGDFPVVLGGDCSIALAAMLTLRREGRFGIVYFDGHDDFRHLGNSDFVANVGGEALAVVTGRGAPELADVDGLSPYVRDEDVLVLGVRAEESAEAREAGLRIVTSQEIMASGTDGALTAAREIFAPLDGFWIHIDIDTLDPEFVSAVDSPDPGGLSPDRLVELLRGLLAIPGAAGLELTIFDPDLDPDGTQAALVADCLVRALEGTR